From a region of the Bradyrhizobium sp. KBS0727 genome:
- a CDS encoding Lrp/AsnC family transcriptional regulator: MEIDRIDIMILAELSANARVSMVDLASRVGLSNTAIARRQRSLEENGFIHGYQATLDLSRFGLRTTVLVRIALESQSDQALKAFEAGVVNCPSVVRCFLMSGSDDYVAIVLARDIQDFERIHRTELSRLPRVARIQSSFAMRDVVNRAVPPVVFGKASREK, from the coding sequence ATGGAAATCGATAGAATCGATATCATGATCCTTGCCGAATTATCAGCGAACGCGAGAGTGAGCATGGTCGACTTGGCCAGCCGTGTCGGCCTCTCGAACACCGCAATCGCGAGGCGACAAAGGTCCCTGGAAGAAAACGGCTTCATACACGGCTATCAAGCCACCCTCGATTTGAGCCGGTTCGGTCTTCGCACGACCGTGCTCGTCCGGATCGCGTTAGAGAGTCAGAGCGACCAGGCGCTTAAAGCGTTCGAGGCCGGCGTAGTGAATTGCCCGTCCGTGGTCAGGTGTTTCTTGATGTCCGGGAGCGACGACTATGTCGCCATCGTGCTAGCCCGCGATATCCAAGACTTCGAGCGGATCCATCGGACCGAGCTTTCTCGCCTGCCACGCGTTGCACGTATCCAGTCTAGCTTCGCCATGCGGGATGTCGTCAACCGCGCCGTTCCACCAGTAGTGTTCGGAAAGGCAAGTCGAGAAAAATAG
- the ald gene encoding alanine dehydrogenase produces the protein MRVGVPKEIKTHEYRVGLTPGAVREYVNAGHSVLVESKAGVGIGAGDEIYRMAGAIVVDTAAEVFATADMIVKVKEPQPVEWVQLREGQIVYTYLHLAPDPKQARGLMDSGCTAIAYETVTDKRGGLPLLAPMSEVAGRLSIEAAGTALKRHNGGRGLLIGGVPGVQPARVVVIGGGVVGTHAARMATGLGAEVSILDRSIPRLRELDELFEGRVRTRFSTIEAIEQEVFTADVVIGAVLVPGASAPKLISREMLKSMKPGSVIVDVAIDQGGCFETSRATTHADPTYEVNCVVHYCVANMPGAVPVTSSQALNNATLPFGLALANRGFAAIIEDPHLRAGLNVHRGRLTYRAVAESLGLQFSPLQDGVAA, from the coding sequence ATGCGCGTCGGCGTGCCCAAGGAAATCAAAACGCACGAATATCGTGTTGGTCTCACTCCAGGCGCGGTTCGGGAATACGTAAACGCCGGCCACAGCGTTCTTGTGGAATCGAAAGCTGGCGTTGGAATCGGAGCGGGCGACGAGATCTATCGCATGGCCGGCGCCATCGTGGTTGATACGGCGGCCGAAGTGTTCGCCACCGCCGATATGATCGTCAAAGTTAAGGAGCCCCAGCCGGTCGAGTGGGTGCAGTTGAGGGAAGGTCAGATCGTCTACACGTATTTGCATTTGGCCCCTGATCCCAAACAGGCGAGAGGTCTTATGGACTCCGGCTGTACAGCGATCGCCTACGAGACAGTCACGGACAAGCGCGGTGGCCTTCCCCTTCTCGCTCCGATGAGCGAGGTTGCGGGCAGACTTTCGATCGAGGCGGCCGGGACGGCCCTCAAGCGCCACAATGGCGGTCGTGGCTTATTGATCGGAGGCGTCCCCGGGGTTCAGCCCGCGCGCGTCGTAGTGATCGGCGGCGGTGTTGTCGGGACGCATGCCGCACGCATGGCGACCGGCCTCGGAGCGGAGGTGTCTATCCTTGACCGCTCGATCCCCCGCCTGCGCGAACTGGACGAATTGTTCGAGGGGCGCGTCCGCACAAGATTTTCCACAATTGAGGCGATCGAACAGGAAGTCTTCACAGCAGATGTCGTGATCGGAGCCGTACTTGTGCCGGGTGCGAGCGCACCGAAATTGATATCACGGGAGATGTTGAAATCGATGAAGCCCGGCTCGGTAATCGTCGACGTAGCTATCGACCAGGGCGGCTGTTTTGAAACATCACGTGCGACGACCCATGCTGATCCCACCTATGAGGTCAATTGTGTCGTCCACTATTGCGTTGCGAACATGCCCGGTGCGGTACCGGTCACCTCAAGCCAGGCGTTGAACAACGCGACGCTACCTTTCGGGTTGGCGCTGGCGAACAGGGGGTTCGCTGCAATCATCGAGGATCCTCATCTGCGAGCCGGCCTCAACGTCCATCGCGGTCGCCTTACCTACAGGGCTGTGGCGGAAAGCCTCGGGCTTCAATTCTCTCCTCTCCAAGATGGAGTCGCCGCCTAG
- a CDS encoding TetR/AcrR family transcriptional regulator, with protein MKKTKSDQTRAQIIEGALRALSRSGVIGTTTREIATEAGVRLATLHYHFDSKSALLVAVLEALIEDMAARLRARRVTIGSDLDECIEQLIHGAWRSVSQTRELQIVQYELTLYALREGAQWLAERQYESYVRLYHDHLRNVTRESQALSSAACASLARFILSGVDGLILQELAKPGKARSKRAVDALIAGAKAYARQLVQ; from the coding sequence ATGAAGAAAACGAAGAGCGATCAAACCCGCGCCCAGATCATCGAAGGCGCGTTACGCGCGCTGTCACGCTCGGGCGTTATCGGCACGACGACTCGCGAGATTGCGACGGAGGCCGGCGTGCGGCTCGCCACGCTGCATTATCATTTCGACAGCAAGAGCGCGTTGCTGGTCGCGGTGCTCGAGGCGCTGATCGAAGACATGGCGGCGAGACTTCGCGCGCGACGTGTGACGATCGGCTCGGACCTGGACGAATGCATCGAACAGTTGATTCATGGCGCATGGCGTTCGGTCTCGCAGACGAGAGAACTTCAGATCGTCCAGTACGAGCTGACGCTCTACGCTCTTCGCGAGGGCGCCCAATGGCTGGCCGAGCGCCAGTATGAATCCTACGTTCGCCTGTATCATGACCATCTCAGGAACGTAACGCGGGAATCGCAAGCACTCTCGTCCGCGGCTTGCGCCTCGCTTGCGCGCTTCATCCTGTCTGGCGTGGACGGCCTGATCCTGCAGGAGCTGGCCAAACCAGGCAAAGCCCGGTCCAAACGAGCGGTCGACGCTCTCATTGCGGGAGCCAAGGCTTATGCCCGGCAGCTGGTTCAATAG
- a CDS encoding ABC transporter substrate-binding protein, which translates to MTRDERIFAGLTRRNLLKAGAALAATPTLMTLDQARAQGVAPKRGGILTSLLTPEPPVAMIGVNAQGPTLVVASKMFQALITYTPTLGFKPVLAKSWEISDDKRVYKFNLREGVKFHDGTPMTSEDVVFSAMKFMRALSVRSRLVFEPIEKAETPDEHTVIFTLKEPLAAFMMGIGGTALPIVPKHLNDVADYRNNPNNAKPIGTGPFKFVEWRRGSFIRLARHEEYWKPGQPYLDEIVYRFVPDSQSRALALQSGQALLAGGTDIEPFDLPRFQQQPGINVTTKGWEYYGPISWIELNKRIKPLDDVRVRRAMSMALDRDFIVQKLWFGSGKPATGPLCETTPFYDPNVKMPAFDVAAANKLLDDAGYKPDSRGLRFTLRHLPLPYGEVWTRLSEYFRASMQKIGIGIVMDAIDAGGIAARWANWDFETSVTYVFQLGDASIGLEQHFTSENIKHVAFTNVGGYKNDRIDEIFAKTRTMTDPVERQKLLSEFQRIAVEDMPYLFLTQMAFPTYYSSKVSNPVTTAMGIAGDFDDVFFA; encoded by the coding sequence ATGACACGTGATGAGCGGATCTTTGCAGGTCTGACACGCCGCAATCTTCTCAAGGCCGGTGCCGCCCTGGCCGCGACACCGACGTTGATGACGCTGGATCAGGCGCGGGCTCAGGGTGTTGCCCCCAAGCGTGGCGGCATCCTCACGAGCCTTCTCACCCCGGAGCCGCCCGTCGCGATGATCGGCGTCAATGCGCAGGGGCCGACGCTGGTTGTCGCGAGCAAGATGTTTCAAGCGCTGATCACCTACACGCCTACGCTTGGCTTCAAGCCGGTGCTGGCCAAGAGCTGGGAAATATCGGACGACAAGAGGGTCTACAAATTCAATCTCCGGGAGGGTGTGAAGTTTCATGACGGCACGCCGATGACATCCGAAGACGTGGTTTTCTCGGCCATGAAGTTCATGAGGGCGCTTTCGGTGCGATCGAGGCTCGTATTCGAGCCGATCGAGAAGGCGGAAACGCCCGATGAACACACGGTGATCTTCACGCTCAAGGAGCCGCTGGCGGCGTTCATGATGGGTATCGGAGGTACCGCGCTGCCAATCGTTCCCAAGCACCTCAATGATGTCGCCGACTATCGCAACAATCCGAACAATGCCAAGCCTATCGGAACCGGGCCGTTCAAATTCGTCGAATGGCGTCGAGGCAGCTTCATTCGGCTGGCGCGACATGAGGAGTATTGGAAGCCGGGGCAACCTTATCTCGACGAGATCGTCTACCGCTTCGTTCCCGACAGCCAGAGCCGTGCGCTCGCCCTGCAGTCCGGTCAAGCCCTTCTCGCGGGCGGCACCGACATCGAGCCCTTCGATCTTCCCCGCTTCCAGCAGCAGCCGGGCATAAACGTGACGACCAAGGGCTGGGAATATTACGGGCCGATATCCTGGATCGAACTGAACAAGCGGATCAAGCCGCTCGATGATGTCAGGGTTCGGCGCGCCATGAGCATGGCGCTTGACCGGGATTTCATTGTCCAGAAGCTCTGGTTTGGCAGCGGCAAGCCGGCGACCGGGCCGTTGTGCGAAACCACACCGTTCTACGACCCAAATGTGAAGATGCCTGCCTTCGACGTCGCCGCGGCCAACAAGCTTCTCGACGACGCCGGATACAAGCCCGACTCGCGCGGCCTGCGGTTTACACTCCGGCATCTGCCGCTGCCCTATGGCGAAGTGTGGACACGGCTATCGGAGTATTTTCGAGCTTCGATGCAAAAGATCGGCATCGGTATCGTCATGGACGCGATCGATGCGGGCGGCATTGCCGCGCGATGGGCAAACTGGGATTTCGAAACCTCCGTTACCTACGTCTTCCAGCTCGGAGATGCCAGCATCGGGTTGGAGCAACACTTCACGTCCGAGAACATCAAGCATGTCGCATTCACCAACGTCGGTGGATACAAGAACGACCGGATCGACGAGATCTTCGCGAAAACGCGTACGATGACCGATCCGGTGGAGCGGCAGAAACTGCTGTCCGAGTTCCAGCGAATTGCCGTCGAGGATATGCCCTATCTCTTCCTCACGCAGATGGCATTCCCTACCTATTATTCGAGCAAGGTGAGCAATCCCGTGACCACGGCCATGGGCATCGCCGGAGACTTCGACGACGTCTTTTTCGCATGA
- a CDS encoding ABC transporter permease, translated as MSGGRNRSLGHVLARRLFKMAVMVLAIVVVNFLLIHAAPGDPASAMAGQSGQADEQFMAQLRAQFGLDKPLPVQLWIYVKHVLTLDLGVSHRLQRPVLDVIFERLPATIMLTGSAFALALLGGIALGVRASRRPGGLADNLIMTVSLIFYATPLFWVGILLVLVFGMWLDWLPTFGMMSVDVELHGIDLAIDIVRHAILPVLTLALFYSAVYIRLTRASMMEVATQPFVRTAFAKGASESRVTWVHILRNALLPVITLAGIQAGHLIGGSVLVETVFAWPGIGSLAFEALLARDYDLLLGIFLCTSVLVLLFNLVTDILYLAVDPRVQAL; from the coding sequence ATGAGCGGCGGACGCAACCGGTCGCTTGGCCACGTGCTGGCTAGGCGCTTGTTCAAGATGGCGGTGATGGTTCTCGCCATCGTCGTCGTGAACTTCCTGTTGATTCACGCCGCCCCGGGAGATCCTGCAAGCGCGATGGCCGGCCAATCGGGACAGGCCGACGAGCAGTTCATGGCGCAGCTTCGGGCGCAATTCGGTCTTGATAAGCCTTTGCCCGTGCAACTCTGGATCTACGTGAAGCACGTCCTGACGTTGGATCTCGGTGTTTCGCACCGGTTGCAGCGCCCCGTGCTCGATGTGATTTTCGAGCGGCTGCCGGCAACGATCATGTTGACCGGCTCGGCCTTCGCGCTGGCGCTGCTGGGAGGAATAGCGCTCGGGGTCCGTGCCTCGCGCCGGCCGGGAGGGCTGGCCGACAATCTGATCATGACAGTATCGTTGATCTTCTATGCGACGCCGTTGTTCTGGGTCGGAATCCTTCTGGTTCTCGTGTTCGGAATGTGGCTCGACTGGCTGCCGACATTTGGCATGATGTCGGTGGACGTTGAATTGCATGGTATCGACCTGGCCATCGACATCGTTCGGCACGCTATTCTACCCGTGCTCACGCTCGCGTTGTTCTATTCGGCGGTCTACATTCGCCTGACCCGCGCCTCGATGATGGAGGTGGCCACGCAGCCGTTTGTGCGGACGGCCTTCGCCAAGGGCGCGAGCGAATCGCGCGTCACCTGGGTGCACATCCTGCGCAATGCGCTGCTCCCCGTGATAACTCTCGCCGGAATTCAGGCGGGACACCTGATCGGCGGGTCTGTGCTGGTGGAGACCGTCTTTGCCTGGCCGGGTATCGGAAGCCTGGCTTTCGAGGCGTTGCTGGCGCGGGACTACGACCTGCTGCTCGGCATTTTCCTTTGCACCTCGGTGCTGGTGCTGCTGTTCAATCTTGTGACGGATATCCTCTACCTGGCGGTCGATCCCCGCGTGCAGGCGTTGTGA
- a CDS encoding ABC transporter permease encodes MSFIVRYPRLVAGLVIIASIVLSAAGAPFVFPFSPWEMRGAPFLPPGSPDFLLGTDALGRDVAAGIAHGALVSLLIGGVSTVVALGIGIGLGGTAGYVGNRIDDAIMRFTEFFQTIPSFLFAILLVAIFNPSILSIIVAIALVSWPPIARVVRAEFMTLRQREFVQAADVLGVSHLRIMFQTLLPNALPPVIVLASLMVANAILAESALSFLGLGDANWMSWGFMVGAGRSVIRIGWWVSVLPGLAIFVTVLGLNLVGEGLQILLNPRLAGSDRP; translated from the coding sequence ATGAGCTTTATTGTTCGCTATCCACGCCTGGTCGCCGGTCTGGTTATCATCGCTTCCATTGTGCTTTCCGCGGCCGGCGCGCCCTTTGTGTTCCCGTTCTCACCGTGGGAAATGCGGGGCGCCCCCTTCCTGCCGCCCGGCAGTCCTGACTTTCTTCTCGGTACAGATGCGTTGGGCCGCGATGTCGCCGCCGGGATCGCACATGGCGCGCTGGTGTCCTTGCTGATCGGAGGCGTTTCAACGGTGGTTGCACTCGGCATCGGCATCGGCCTCGGCGGAACGGCCGGCTACGTGGGCAATCGCATCGACGACGCCATCATGCGGTTCACGGAGTTCTTTCAGACGATTCCGAGTTTCCTGTTCGCGATTCTCCTGGTCGCGATCTTCAATCCGAGCATTCTGTCGATCATCGTCGCGATTGCCCTGGTATCGTGGCCGCCGATTGCGCGCGTGGTTCGCGCCGAGTTCATGACCCTTCGCCAGCGCGAGTTTGTCCAGGCGGCGGACGTCCTGGGTGTTTCGCATCTTCGCATCATGTTCCAGACGCTGCTTCCCAATGCCTTGCCACCGGTGATCGTGCTGGCAAGCTTGATGGTGGCGAACGCAATTCTGGCCGAGTCAGCGCTCTCGTTTCTCGGCCTCGGGGATGCCAACTGGATGTCTTGGGGGTTCATGGTCGGGGCCGGCCGCAGCGTCATCCGGATCGGATGGTGGGTCAGCGTGCTTCCCGGACTTGCGATCTTCGTTACCGTGCTTGGATTGAACCTTGTGGGAGAGGGTCTTCAGATCTTGCTCAATCCTCGTCTTGCGGGAAGTGACCGGCCATGA
- a CDS encoding ABC transporter ATP-binding protein: MTAPLLSIKNLTVGLPPRADRPHAVSDVTLTVGAGEIVCVVGESGSGKSMIANSVMGLLPRVLPVLDGEIQLDGVSLRALSPEQMRTVRGARVGMVFQEPMAALNPLMRIGDQIAEVFTVHRQPCTPERVEELLRSVNLPDPASLARVYPHMLSGGQRQRVVIAMAIALEPSLLVADEPTTALDVTTQAQILKLILDIQQRRGTGVLFITHDFGVVGEIADRVVVMQNGRVVEQGAAHDVLNRPSHEYTKKLLAAVPKPRTDRVAARPEQTMLEIAGLRKTFWRDRVEVAALNDVSLVVRRGETMGLVGESGSGKSTLARAIVNLVTPSDGDVSFEGASLRGLSGRDWKQLRKRIQFLFQDPFASLDPRRRVGDIISDGPRAHGASRTKAMSIAREKLELVSLDPSAIDRWPHEFSGGQRQRIGIARALAMDAQLLIADEPVSALDVSVQAQILSLLERLRDQLGLTMLFITHDMRVAARICDRIAVMKHGAIVEEAAAQDLLGNPQHPYTKALLASVPGLLDDARGAKMSERNLP; this comes from the coding sequence ATGACGGCGCCGCTGCTCAGCATCAAAAACCTCACGGTCGGCTTGCCGCCGCGTGCCGACCGGCCGCATGCCGTGTCCGACGTGACCTTGACCGTTGGCGCTGGAGAAATTGTTTGCGTCGTCGGCGAGTCCGGATCGGGCAAGTCCATGATCGCGAATTCGGTGATGGGGCTCTTGCCGAGGGTCCTTCCCGTGCTCGACGGCGAGATCCAGCTTGATGGGGTGAGCTTGCGCGCTCTCTCGCCGGAGCAGATGCGTACGGTTCGCGGCGCGCGGGTCGGCATGGTGTTCCAGGAGCCGATGGCTGCCCTGAACCCGCTGATGCGAATTGGTGACCAGATTGCGGAAGTGTTCACCGTGCACAGGCAGCCATGCACGCCGGAACGCGTCGAGGAGTTATTGCGCTCCGTCAACTTGCCCGATCCGGCTTCGTTGGCGCGGGTCTATCCGCATATGTTGTCGGGCGGCCAACGGCAGCGCGTGGTGATCGCGATGGCGATCGCGCTGGAGCCGTCGCTGCTGGTAGCCGATGAACCGACCACTGCGCTTGATGTCACGACGCAAGCGCAGATCCTCAAACTGATTCTCGATATCCAGCAACGCCGAGGTACCGGCGTACTGTTCATCACACATGATTTCGGTGTTGTCGGGGAGATCGCCGACCGTGTCGTCGTCATGCAGAACGGCAGGGTCGTCGAGCAAGGAGCTGCTCATGACGTCCTGAATCGTCCGTCTCACGAGTATACGAAAAAGCTGTTGGCGGCGGTACCGAAGCCGCGCACGGACCGTGTGGCGGCCCGGCCCGAGCAGACCATGCTTGAGATCGCAGGGCTGCGTAAAACGTTCTGGCGCGACCGGGTCGAGGTCGCTGCGCTCAACGATGTGAGTCTCGTGGTGCGGCGCGGCGAGACCATGGGGCTCGTCGGCGAGAGCGGTTCGGGCAAATCGACGCTTGCGCGCGCGATTGTGAACCTGGTCACGCCGAGCGACGGCGATGTCAGCTTCGAGGGGGCCAGTCTGCGCGGCCTGTCGGGACGCGACTGGAAGCAGCTGCGGAAACGTATCCAGTTCCTGTTCCAGGACCCGTTCGCGTCGCTAGATCCGCGTCGGCGGGTCGGGGATATCATCTCGGACGGCCCGCGGGCGCACGGAGCCAGCCGTACGAAGGCTATGTCGATCGCGCGCGAAAAGCTCGAACTGGTCAGTCTGGATCCGTCCGCGATCGACAGGTGGCCGCACGAATTCAGCGGGGGGCAGCGCCAGAGGATAGGCATCGCCCGGGCGCTTGCGATGGATGCACAACTTCTGATCGCGGATGAGCCGGTATCGGCACTCGACGTTTCCGTGCAGGCGCAAATCCTGTCGCTTCTCGAGCGCCTTCGCGATCAGCTCGGGCTGACCATGCTGTTCATTACCCACGACATGCGCGTCGCGGCGCGGATATGCGATCGCATCGCGGTCATGAAACATGGGGCGATCGTCGAGGAGGCTGCGGCGCAGGATCTCCTGGGCAATCCGCAACATCCCTACACCAAGGCGCTTCTAGCGTCGGTTCCAGGACTGCTGGACGATGCGCGAGGAGCAAAGATGTCAGAAAGGAATCTGCCGTGA